A window of Belonocnema kinseyi isolate 2016_QV_RU_SX_M_011 chromosome 9, B_treatae_v1, whole genome shotgun sequence contains these coding sequences:
- the LOC117179379 gene encoding inositol polyphosphate multikinase isoform X4 gives MKSAKNEECVAFQDKLPEGTSVLESQVAGHPFDTKKNTIGMLKSQNGRVLKPVSKPILGEREISFYENLQTASDSTSLELLGFTPSYYGTKEMQFSDKTVKFLELGDITNGMAEPCIMDIKIGKRTWDPLSFPEKKKSEQEKYSESKRAYGFCIPGFQVYRLTDGQLKKFGKDYGKKLNEKSIIEAIEIFLNASPGNLPNRDLILKILSPLSKILSFFRSQKKFRFYSSSLLIAYDAKRLRQSIRINGDLDNPYVSMNRSGTFSSYAPRSGDKPIPVSENGSKSISPESFSPPKTIRSRTLDKFQQLKRSLSSFEIPKKEVEKPQTSRRVLSLEVNRLCRTHSYTHNFDNDIIEIKEDYAAILAELCGNSEEQQNWVRVNMIDFTHVFPAEDDELDTNYLEGIENLIKLFETFLA, from the exons GGATGCTGAAAAGTCAGAATGGTCGAGTATTAAAGCCAGTATCAAAACCTATTCTAGGTGAGCGAGAAATCtccttttatgaaaatttacagACAGCATCAGACTCTACATCTTTGGAATTGTTGGGATTCACACCTTCCTATTATGGAACTAAAGAGATGCAATTTTCTGACAAAA cTGTGAAGTTTCTTGAACTGGGAGACATCACAAACGGTATGGCCGAACCTTGCATTATGGACATTAAAATCGGAAAAAGAACTTGGGATCCTTTAAGTTTTCCGGAAAAGAAAAAATCAGAGCAAGAAAAATATTCCGAATCAAAACGTGCCTATGGATTTTGCATACCAGGATTTCAAGTCTATCGATTAACTGACGGTCAGCTAAAAAAGTTTGGGAAAGATTATGGTAAAAAGCTGAACGAGAAATCTATCATTGAAG CAATAGAAATATTTCTCAACGCTTCTCCTGGAAATCTACCGAACCGCGACctgattttaaagattctctCGCCTCTGTCGAAAATACTTTCCTTCTTCCGGTCGCAAAAGAAATTTCGGTTTTACTCGAGTTCGCTCTTGATAGCTTACGACGCCAAGAGGCTGCGCCAGTCAATTCGTATAAATGGTGACCTGGATAATCCATACGTATCAATGAATCGAAGCGGCACCTTTTCCTCTTATGCTCCGCGTTCCGGTGATAAACCGATTCCGGTTTCTGAAAACGGATCAAAAAGTATTTCGCCGGAATCCTTTTCTCCGCCGAAAACTATCAGAAGCCGAACTCTCGACAAGTTTCAACAACTAAAAAGAAGTTTGTCGAGTTTCGAGATACCAAAAAAGGAAGTCGAGAAGCCACAAACTTCCAGACGTGTTTTGAGTCTTGAGGTCAACAGGCTCTGCAGGACGCATTCTTATACTCACAATTTCGATAATGATATTATCGAAATTAAGGAAGATTATGCTGCAATTTTGGCAGAACTCTGTGGCAATTCTGAGGAACAGCAGAATTGGGTCAGAGTTAACATGATCGATTTCACTCATGTCTTTCCTGCTGAGGACGACGAGCTTGATACCAATTACCTAGAAGGtattgaaaatcttataaaactctttgaaacatttttggcgTGA
- the LOC117179383 gene encoding uncharacterized protein LOC117179383, with the protein MENVELERSVSAWKEEAEAKDRKIVKLERALASESVQNDKKGHWQQNKLKNSNAVTGPRNTKTKENGQEQPRKEEKQQREPEEQRFNEREQRVENPEIQHNIEEDRNSHLKSTTENPGDEASSNSGERRRKPAKKNL; encoded by the coding sequence ATGGAAAACGTGGAGTTAGAGAGGAGCGTATCGGCATGGAAAGAAGAGGCGGAAGCGAAAGATCGAAAAATAGTAAAACTTGAAAGGGCTCTTGCTTCTGAGTCAGTGCAGAACGACAAGAAAGGTCACTGGcagcaaaataaattgaaaaactcgAACGCAGTTACCGGACCAAGAAATACGAAAACCAAAGAAAATGGCCAGGAGCAGCCAAGGAAGGAAGAAAAGCAACAGCGAGAACCGGAAGAGCAAAGGTTCAACGAAAGGGAGCAGCGTGTCGAAAATCCAGAGATACAACACAACATCGAGGAGGATCGAAATTCTCACTTAAAAAGTACAACGGAAAATCCAGGAGACGAAGCATCAAGTAATTCGGGGGAAAGAAGAAGAAAACCTGCaaaaaaaaacctgtaa
- the LOC117179379 gene encoding inositol polyphosphate multikinase isoform X3 yields MKSAKNEECVAFQDKLPEGTSVLESQVAGHPFDTKKNTIGMLKSQNGRVLKPVSKPILGEREISFYENLQTASDSTSLELLGFTPSYYGTKEMQFSDKTVKFLELGDITNGMAEPCIMDIKIGKRTWDPLSFPEKKKSEQEKYSESKRAYGFCIPGFQVYRLTDGQLKKFGKDYGKKLNEKSIIEAIEIFLNASPGNLPNRDLILKILSPLSKILSFFRSQKKFRFYSSSLLIAYDAKRLRQSIRINGDLDNPYVSMNRSGTFSSYAPRSGDKPIPVSENGSKSISPESFSPPKTIRSRTLDKFQQLKRSLSSFEIPKKEVEKPQTSRRVLSLEVNRLCRTHSYTHNFDNDIIEIKEDYAAILAELCGNSEEQQNWVRVNMIDFTHVFPAEDDELDTNYLEGYSKALSRHQTNFKGFLRI; encoded by the exons GGATGCTGAAAAGTCAGAATGGTCGAGTATTAAAGCCAGTATCAAAACCTATTCTAGGTGAGCGAGAAATCtccttttatgaaaatttacagACAGCATCAGACTCTACATCTTTGGAATTGTTGGGATTCACACCTTCCTATTATGGAACTAAAGAGATGCAATTTTCTGACAAAA cTGTGAAGTTTCTTGAACTGGGAGACATCACAAACGGTATGGCCGAACCTTGCATTATGGACATTAAAATCGGAAAAAGAACTTGGGATCCTTTAAGTTTTCCGGAAAAGAAAAAATCAGAGCAAGAAAAATATTCCGAATCAAAACGTGCCTATGGATTTTGCATACCAGGATTTCAAGTCTATCGATTAACTGACGGTCAGCTAAAAAAGTTTGGGAAAGATTATGGTAAAAAGCTGAACGAGAAATCTATCATTGAAG CAATAGAAATATTTCTCAACGCTTCTCCTGGAAATCTACCGAACCGCGACctgattttaaagattctctCGCCTCTGTCGAAAATACTTTCCTTCTTCCGGTCGCAAAAGAAATTTCGGTTTTACTCGAGTTCGCTCTTGATAGCTTACGACGCCAAGAGGCTGCGCCAGTCAATTCGTATAAATGGTGACCTGGATAATCCATACGTATCAATGAATCGAAGCGGCACCTTTTCCTCTTATGCTCCGCGTTCCGGTGATAAACCGATTCCGGTTTCTGAAAACGGATCAAAAAGTATTTCGCCGGAATCCTTTTCTCCGCCGAAAACTATCAGAAGCCGAACTCTCGACAAGTTTCAACAACTAAAAAGAAGTTTGTCGAGTTTCGAGATACCAAAAAAGGAAGTCGAGAAGCCACAAACTTCCAGACGTGTTTTGAGTCTTGAGGTCAACAGGCTCTGCAGGACGCATTCTTATACTCACAATTTCGATAATGATATTATCGAAATTAAGGAAGATTATGCTGCAATTTTGGCAGAACTCTGTGGCAATTCTGAGGAACAGCAGAATTGGGTCAGAGTTAACATGATCGATTTCACTCATGTCTTTCCTGCTGAGGACGACGAGCTTGATACCAATTACCTAGAAG gATATTCCAAGGCATTATCAAGACATCAAactaatttcaagggatttctaaggatttaa